From one Lolium rigidum isolate FL_2022 chromosome 4, APGP_CSIRO_Lrig_0.1, whole genome shotgun sequence genomic stretch:
- the LOC124707252 gene encoding disease resistance protein RGA2-like, with amino-acid sequence MEALISAVLGDLISRAVSIVVKKCADKQTTTEEDLQRLQQLLLRISAVVEEAEGRCVTNQGMIRQVSMMLKQIFRGYYLLDSFKCIHNKTDDDDEEVSHSLFAQSKFNPAKRFRCVSSNSQIKSMLIGRDSSKELKQVVLGLESMVADMKEFAIFVMSYPRMYRQPYGAYLFLDKCMFGRQMEREQAISFLLQVEPPGDGNLGVLPIFGPAFIGKSTLVEHVCRDERVRDHFSLILFYRGNGLTYETVTTFRDHCVIKHQNIASAEKRSLVVIEILGDVDQGAWKRLMHISERFMAHGSKIIITSRSEKIVSVGTREAIKLNLLSKEAYWYFFKMLVFGSTDPEDHPKLTSIAMEIALGIHGSFMSAYVVAALLRENLSAQFGCRVLRQLRENTQKNTLMFGEYLEDHMSRYVWSIAGTRQGSEDRKLFLLHASYQKDPAAGGEVPRITMVDLLSRSSSAMPRKFEVLWWRSLIPPYYSYIYDCEFVRNTTP; translated from the coding sequence ATGGAGGCGCTCATTTCTGCAGTTCTTGGGGATCTTATCAGCAGAGCCGTATCCATCGTAGTCAAGAAGTGCGCCGACAAGCAGACAACCACCGAGGAGGATCTGCAGAGGCTGCAGCAACTGCTTCTGAGGATATCTGCAGTCGTTGAGGAGGCTGAGGGGCGATGCGTCACAAATCAAGGCATGATCCGTCAGGTTAGCATGATGTTAAAGCAAATATTCAGAGGGTACTACCTTCTCGACTCCTTCAAGTGCATACATAATAAgaccgacgacgacgatgaggaggtgAGTCACTCCTTGTTTGCTCAATCCAAATTTAATCCGGCTAAGCGCTTTCGCTGCGTATCTAGCAACAGTCAAATTAAGAGTATGTTAATTGGTAGAGACAGCAGTAAGGAGTTGAAACAGGTTGTTCTTGGACTAGAAAGCATGGTTGCTGATATGAAGGAGTTCGCTATATTTGTAATGAGCTACCCTCGCATGTACCGGCAACCTTATGGGGCGTATTTGTTTTTGGATAAGTGTATGTTTGGGCGTCAAATGGAGAGGGaacaagccatcagcttcttgcTACAAGTTGAGCCCCCAGGGGATGGAAATTTGGGTGTCCTTCCAATATTCGGTCCTGCATTTATTGGGAAGAGCACTCTTGTGGAACATGTTTGCAGGGATGAGCGTGTGCGCGATCATTTCTCCTTGATCTTGTTCTACAGAGGAAATGGCCTTACATATGAAACAGTGACGACTTTTAGAGATCATTGTGTGATCAAGCATCAAAATATTGCCTCGGCTGAAAAGAGGTCGTTGGTTGTCATTGAGATCTTAGGGGACGTGGACCAAGGGGCATGGAAGAGGCTGATGCACATTTCTGAAAGATTTATGGCACATGGGAGTAAAATTATAATCACTAGCCGTTCAGAGAAGATCGTTAGTGTTGGAACAAGGGAAGCCATCAAGCTGAACCTTTTGTCTAAAGAAGCGTACTGGTATTTCTTCAAGATGCTTGTGTTCGGTAGCACGGATCCGGAGGACCATCCAAAGTTAACATCTATAGCCATGGAGATAGCCCTAGGGATACACGGATCTTTTATGTCCGCCTATGTTGTTGCCGCCCTACTGAGAGAAAATCTCAGTGCTCAGTTCGGATGCAGGGTTCTCAGACAGCTTAGGGAAAACACACAGAAGAATACCTTGATGTTCGGTGAATATCTTGAGGATCATATGTCCCGGTACGTCTGGAGCATTGCTGGAACACGTCAAGGTTCCGAGGATCGTaagttatttctgctacatgctagTTACCAAAAGGATCCTGCAGCCGGAGGTGAGGTTCCAAGGATAACAATGGTGGATCTTCTATCCAGGAGCTCTAGCGCTATGCCGCGCAAATTTGAGGTCTTGTGGTGGAGGTCCCTCATACCACCATACTATAGCTACATATATGATTGTGAGTTTGTGCGGAACACCACACCATAG
- the LOC124648404 gene encoding disease resistance protein RGA2-like encodes MEAVISAVLGEIVSRAISIVAEKWREQTTAEEDLQRLRQLLLRISTVVEEAEGRRVENRVMVRHISTMKEQMFRGYYLLDTFRCKERKIDHDEVRRFSFAQSKFNPAKRFCRLVSNTQIESPLIGRESIKELKQAALVLESMVVDMKEFVMLLMSYPRIYRQPCATYLFLDKCMFGRQMEREQAISFLLQAEPPGYGNFGVLPIVGPGLVGKSTLVEHVCCDERVRNHFSLILLYSGNDLKDETASTFRDHCVIKHQSIASGEERLLVVIELLNDVDEGAWKRLLHTSKRYMAHGSKIIITGRSEKMARVGTTEAIKLKCLSKEAYWHFFKMLVFGSTDPMEHPKLTSIAMELALEMRGSFISANCVAVLLRGNLSAWFWCRVLRQVREFTRKNTLAFGQYPEDHMSRYAWSIAKTHQGSVDRNLFLLRDSYQKGPTAGGEVPRITLVDLLSRSSSGMPPKFEVLGWRSLIPPFYIYTTDCEFVRHKSTTTT; translated from the exons ATGGAGGCGGTCATTTCTGCAGTTCTTGGTGAAATTGTCAGCAGAGCTATATCCATCGTGGCTGAGAAGTGGCGCGAGCAGACAACCGCGGAGGAGGATCTGCAGAGGCTGCGCCAGCTGCTTCTGAGGATATCTACCGTCGTCGAGGAGGCCGAGGGACGGCGCGTTGAAAATCGAGTGATGGTCCGtcatattagtaccatgaaagagCAAATGTTTAGGGGGTACTACCTTCTCGACACCTTCAGGTGCAAAGAGAGGAAGATTGATCATGATGAGGTTCGTCGCTTCTCGTTTGCTCAATCCAAATTTAATCCGGCTAAGCGTTTTTGCCGCCTAGTTAGCAACACCCAGATTGAGAGCCCATTAATCGGTAGAGAAAGCATTAAAGAGTTGAAACAGGCTGCTCTTGTCCTAGAAAGCATGGTTGTTGATATGAAAGAGTTTGTTATGCTTCTCATGAGCTACCCTCGGATTTACCGCCAACCTTGTGCCACATATTTATTTTTGGACAAGTGTATGTTCGGCCGCCAAATGGAGAGGGaacaagccatcagcttcttgcTACAAGCTGAGCCTCCTGGGTATGGAAATTTTGGTGTTCTTCCAATTGTTGGTCCTGGGCTTGTTGGAAAGAGTACTCTTGTGGAACATGTTTGTTGCGATGAGCGTGTGCGCAATCATTTCTCCTTGATATTGTTGTACAGCGGAAATGACCTTAAGGATGAAACGGCATCGACTTTTAGAGACCATTGTGTGATCAAGCATCAAAGTATTGCCTCGGGTGAAGAAAGGCTGTTGGTTGTCATTGAGCTCCTAAATGATGTGGACGAAGGGGCATGGAAGAGGCTGCTGCACACTTCTAAAAGATACATGGCACATGGTAGTAAAATCATAATCACTGGCCGTTCAGAGAAGATGGCCAGGGTTGGAACAACGGAAGCCATCAAACTGAAATGCTTGTCTAAAGAAGCTTACTGGCATTTCTTCAAGATGCTCGTGTTTGGTAGCACAGATCCGATGGAGCACCCAAAGTTAACATCCATAGCCATGGAGCTAGCCCTAGAGATGCGTGGATCTTTCATATCCGCAAATTGTGTTGCAGTTCTACTAAGAGGAAACCTCAGTGCTTGGTTCTGGTGCAGGGTTCTGAGACAGGTTAGGGAGTTCACACGGAAGAATACCTTGGCATTTGGCCAGTATCCTGAGGATCATATGTCTCGGTATGCTTGGAGCATTGCTAAAACACATCAAGGTTCCGTAGATCGGAATCTATTTCTGCTACGTGATAGCTACCAAAAAGGGCCTACAGCTGGTGGCGAGGTTCCGAGAATAACATTGGTGGATCTTCTATCCAGGAGCTCGAGCGGTATGCCACCTAAATTTGAGGTCTTGGGGTGGCG GTCTCTCATACCACCGTTCTACATCTACACAACTGATTGCGAGTTTGTCCGGCACAAGAGCACTACCACGACATAA